A region from the Sandaracinus amylolyticus genome encodes:
- a CDS encoding RtcB family protein has protein sequence MTLAPIAIWSAGPLAADVRRFLERAARAPDVVRIAVMPDVHLAGDACVGTAIATRRTLRPELLGSDLGCGVAAMSLGTSAERVRDPRIAARVLADLSRAVPTHRGPTRALEGPPLSTSALERIRARDGAVQLGTLGRGNHFVELQEDEADGALWLMVHSGSRALGPAIQEAHVARAPRDLERFACLDADSDEGRAYLHDLDVALAYARASRRIIADRVAEIVATHTHATPDSASWIECHHDAVARETHDGEPLWVHRKGAVPAHEGAPVLVPGSMGTSSHHAEGRGHAPALASSAHGAGRALTRGEARRRVSARELARQMDGVAYDTRMAAQLVEEAPSAYHDVKRVMRAQRELVRVLRTMRPVLVHKGA, from the coding sequence ATGACGCTCGCGCCCATCGCGATCTGGTCCGCGGGGCCGCTCGCGGCGGACGTCCGCCGCTTCCTCGAGCGCGCCGCGCGCGCGCCCGACGTCGTGCGCATCGCCGTGATGCCCGACGTGCACCTCGCCGGCGATGCATGCGTCGGCACTGCGATCGCGACGCGCCGCACGCTGAGGCCGGAGCTGCTCGGCTCCGACCTCGGCTGCGGCGTGGCCGCGATGTCCCTCGGTACGTCCGCCGAGCGCGTGCGTGATCCTCGGATCGCGGCGCGCGTGCTCGCGGATCTCTCGCGCGCGGTGCCGACCCACCGCGGGCCCACGCGAGCTCTCGAGGGCCCGCCGCTCTCGACGAGCGCGCTCGAGCGCATCCGCGCGCGCGACGGCGCGGTGCAGCTCGGCACGCTCGGGCGCGGCAACCACTTCGTCGAGCTCCAGGAAGACGAAGCCGACGGCGCGCTCTGGCTGATGGTGCACTCTGGCTCGCGCGCGCTCGGGCCCGCCATCCAGGAGGCGCACGTCGCGCGCGCGCCGCGCGATCTCGAGCGCTTCGCGTGCCTCGACGCGGACAGCGACGAAGGACGCGCGTACCTGCACGACCTCGACGTCGCGCTCGCCTATGCGCGAGCGAGCCGTCGCATCATCGCGGATCGCGTCGCCGAGATCGTCGCGACGCACACCCACGCGACGCCGGACTCGGCGTCGTGGATCGAGTGCCACCACGACGCCGTCGCGCGCGAGACACACGACGGCGAGCCGCTCTGGGTCCATCGCAAGGGCGCGGTGCCGGCGCACGAAGGTGCGCCGGTGCTCGTCCCGGGCTCTATGGGCACGTCGAGCCACCACGCGGAAGGGCGCGGCCACGCGCCCGCGCTGGCGAGCAGCGCGCACGGCGCAGGTCGCGCGCTGACGCGCGGCGAAGCGCGACGTCGAGTGTCTGCGCGCGAGCTCGCGCGACAGATGGACGGCGTGGCGTACGACACGCGCATGGCCGCGCAGCTCGTCGAAGAAGCGCCGTCCGCCTACCACGACGTGAAGCGCGTGATGCGGGCCCAGCGCGAGCTGGTGCGCGTGCTGCGCACGATGCGCCCCGTGCTCGTGCACAAGGGCGCCTGA
- a CDS encoding cell envelope integrity protein TolA, with the protein MRPRSVGTGGSEVRAALVGAALAVVGAASGPFTAHATEPDATGTDRTPDAQGETTPPRSDARIEPGPRDEGEPPEVALFPEDTLGASAGWELRPEPAPSTLEEQSEEDLDRWMDRELRDDAVSAGATDGWYHALGQSMRREFRPDLDAMTRERRAGMDTLQRVADELGRYAQRPQRPIDPGGVSPSTLFARSREDEAVQDSFDQRSPLHAPITWHRVELRVTHAPDGTILALHVVRTSGMPSMDRAAVEAVRAGATSAPRPPPRVHGERPNFVSEWAFEVGDVAPHWNVVGGVEGPTGEGMQGAALGRGVMRTSVSLLRVTDAMHPSVEERRAERRRERRERDERPRR; encoded by the coding sequence GTGCGGCCTCGCTCAGTCGGTACGGGTGGGTCGGAGGTACGAGCAGCGCTCGTCGGCGCGGCGCTCGCCGTCGTCGGCGCGGCGTCGGGACCGTTCACGGCGCACGCGACCGAGCCCGACGCGACGGGCACGGACCGCACGCCCGACGCGCAGGGCGAGACGACGCCGCCGCGCAGCGACGCGCGCATCGAGCCGGGACCGCGCGACGAGGGGGAGCCGCCCGAGGTCGCGCTGTTCCCCGAGGACACGCTGGGCGCGTCGGCGGGCTGGGAGCTGCGGCCCGAGCCGGCGCCGAGCACGCTCGAGGAGCAGTCGGAGGAGGACCTCGACCGCTGGATGGACCGCGAGCTGCGCGACGACGCGGTGAGCGCGGGCGCGACCGACGGCTGGTACCACGCGCTCGGGCAGTCGATGCGACGCGAGTTCCGCCCGGACCTCGACGCGATGACGCGCGAGCGCCGGGCGGGCATGGACACGCTGCAGCGCGTGGCCGACGAGCTGGGACGCTACGCGCAGCGCCCGCAGCGTCCGATCGACCCGGGCGGGGTCTCGCCGAGCACGCTCTTCGCGCGGTCGCGCGAGGACGAAGCGGTGCAGGACAGCTTCGATCAGCGCAGCCCGCTGCACGCGCCGATCACGTGGCACCGCGTCGAGCTGCGGGTGACGCACGCGCCCGACGGGACGATCCTCGCGCTGCACGTGGTGCGCACGTCGGGGATGCCGTCGATGGATCGCGCCGCGGTGGAGGCGGTGCGCGCCGGCGCGACGAGCGCGCCGCGCCCGCCGCCGCGCGTGCACGGGGAGCGCCCGAATTTCGTGAGCGAGTGGGCGTTCGAGGTGGGCGACGTCGCGCCGCACTGGAACGTGGTCGGCGGCGTCGAGGGCCCGACCGGCGAGGGGATGCAGGGCGCGGCGCTCGGGCGGGGCGTGATGCGCACGAGCGTGTCGCTGCTGCGCGTGACCGACGCGATGCACCCGAGCGTCGAAGAGCGACGCGCGGAGCGGCGGCGCGAGCGCCGCGAACGCGACGAGCGTCCGCGGCGCTGA
- the recN gene encoding DNA repair protein RecN translates to MLSVLRVRQLAIIDELEVVFGPGLNVLTGETGAGKSILVDALQLVLGGRGRPEMVRTGAPQAEVEALFDVGDDPVAIDRLRAAGIETEGGELIVRRVVSAQGRTRAYVNGTMATQAQLAELAAGMADISSQHEHHTLVDPATHLGYLDAFGRLEGLRGEVGEAFRALEAADRALAEAQARVKGRGEREDVLRFQIKEIDDLSPRPGELAALAEERERLRYAEKLVTSAGAAEDAIYARDGAICEELSSLAARLSEAADIDARLAPMLAGIEAARAQLEEAARDLGQYARDVTMDPERLAEADERLHRLTRLAKKYAGNAGEGAEEAILAQRDHLATELAELDSAEERIAELEAARAKALAKAGELAKALSKKRHDAASKLGTAISTELASLGMGGAKVSIHVARLEGGRVDGARGELSVDGSRLSAGGIDRAEFLISPNKGEEARPLRKVASGGELSRAMLAIKRVLAGLGPAGLYVFDEVDTGVGGAVAEVIGRKLKEVARHHQVLCVTHLAPIAVYADRHFLVRKDVVGERTRSAILALDEGERLEEVARMLGGLNITKKTRDAAAELLRGARA, encoded by the coding sequence ATGCTGAGCGTCCTGCGCGTGCGTCAGCTCGCGATCATCGACGAGCTCGAGGTCGTGTTCGGCCCAGGGCTGAACGTCCTCACCGGCGAGACCGGGGCCGGCAAGTCGATCCTCGTCGACGCGCTGCAGCTCGTGCTCGGCGGGCGCGGTCGGCCCGAGATGGTGCGCACCGGCGCGCCGCAGGCCGAGGTCGAGGCGCTCTTCGACGTCGGCGACGATCCCGTCGCGATCGATCGGCTCCGCGCGGCGGGGATCGAGACCGAGGGCGGCGAGCTGATCGTGCGGCGCGTGGTCTCGGCCCAGGGGCGCACCCGCGCGTACGTGAACGGGACGATGGCGACCCAGGCGCAGCTCGCGGAGCTGGCCGCGGGGATGGCGGACATCTCGTCGCAGCACGAGCACCACACGCTCGTCGATCCCGCCACGCACCTCGGGTACCTCGACGCGTTCGGTCGGCTCGAAGGGCTGCGCGGCGAGGTCGGCGAGGCGTTTCGCGCGCTCGAGGCCGCGGATCGCGCGCTCGCCGAGGCGCAGGCGCGGGTGAAGGGGCGAGGGGAGCGCGAGGACGTGCTGCGCTTCCAGATCAAGGAGATCGACGATCTGTCGCCGCGGCCGGGTGAGCTCGCCGCGCTGGCGGAGGAGCGGGAGCGGCTGCGCTACGCGGAGAAGCTCGTGACATCGGCGGGCGCGGCGGAGGACGCGATCTACGCGCGCGACGGAGCGATCTGCGAGGAGCTCTCGTCGCTCGCGGCGCGCCTCTCGGAGGCGGCGGACATCGACGCGCGGCTCGCGCCCATGCTCGCCGGGATCGAGGCGGCGCGCGCGCAGCTGGAGGAGGCGGCGCGCGATCTCGGGCAGTACGCGCGCGACGTGACGATGGATCCGGAGCGCCTCGCCGAAGCGGACGAGCGGCTGCACCGGCTCACGCGCCTCGCGAAGAAGTACGCGGGCAACGCGGGGGAGGGCGCGGAGGAGGCGATCCTCGCGCAGCGCGACCACCTCGCGACCGAGCTCGCGGAGCTGGACTCGGCGGAGGAGCGCATCGCGGAGCTCGAGGCCGCGCGCGCGAAGGCGCTCGCGAAGGCGGGCGAGCTCGCGAAAGCGCTCTCGAAGAAGCGCCACGACGCAGCGAGCAAGCTGGGCACGGCGATCTCGACGGAGCTCGCCTCGCTGGGCATGGGCGGCGCGAAGGTGAGCATCCACGTCGCGCGGCTCGAGGGCGGCCGTGTCGATGGAGCCCGAGGCGAGCTCTCGGTCGACGGCTCGCGGCTGTCGGCGGGCGGGATCGATCGCGCGGAGTTCCTGATCTCGCCGAACAAGGGCGAGGAAGCGCGCCCGCTGCGCAAGGTGGCGAGCGGCGGCGAGCTCTCGCGGGCGATGCTCGCGATCAAGCGTGTGCTCGCGGGGCTCGGACCGGCGGGGCTCTACGTGTTCGACGAGGTCGACACCGGCGTGGGCGGCGCGGTCGCGGAGGTGATCGGGCGCAAGCTGAAGGAGGTCGCGCGGCACCATCAGGTGCTCTGCGTGACGCACCTGGCGCCGATCGCGGTGTACGCGGATCGGCACTTCCTGGTGCGCAAGGACGTGGTCGGCGAGCGCACCCGGAGCGCGATCCTCGCGCTCGACGAGGGCGAGCGGCTCGAGGAGGTCGCGCGCATGCTCGGCGGCCTGAACATCACCAAGAAGACGCGGGACGCGGCGGCGGAGCTGCTGCGCGGCGCTCGCGCGTAG